The Priestia megaterium NBRC 15308 = ATCC 14581 region ATGTGACCGGCAATGTCCATCAGTTCATTGACATCATAATCCGGAAAATCAAAAATAAACGGAAACCTAGAGCGCAGCCCTGGATTAAGACTTAAGAAATTTTCCATTTCTCTTGGATAACCAGCTAAAATCAATACAAACTTATCATTTGAATCTTCCATATGTTTAACCAATGTATCAATCGCTTCTTTTCCAAAATCTTTTTCTCCTCCTCTTGCAAGAGAATAAGCCTCATCAATAAATAAAATACCTCCAAGCGCTTTTTTTACAAGATCTCTCGTTTTCTGAGCGGTATGACCAATGTATTCTCCAACTAAATCTGCCCGCTCTGCTTCAATTAAATGTCCTTTAGACAAGATGTTCATATTCAAAAATAATTTACCTAGCAGGCGGGCTACCGTCGTTTTCCCTGTTCCTGGATTTCCTTTAAACATCATATGCAGCGCCTGCTTTCCCGCTTTTAAGCCCTGTTCCTCTCTTTTTTTGTTAATATATAACCACGCATATATTTCTTTTATCATTTTTTTCAATTCTTCCATTCCAACCAGTCCGCTCATTTCTCGTTCAATTTCCCGAAGCGGCTCATGATTTATGACAGCTTTTTTGGCAGGACGCGGAATTGATGTCGTATACGATTTTTCCTTTTTTGTTTCATTATTTAAAATGATATTAATTTGCCCATTATTTTTAAGAGTTATCGGCTGTTCCACCATGTTCACCTCTCGTTTCATCCCACTTCTCTGTATCGCATAGCTGCATGCGATGAACGATACGAAGACAATGATCCCTTATTACCGAAGAAATAATCGTCTATTATAAGGTTTATGTTCAATGAGTAAAAACAATGTTAAGAAACTTTTCTAAGCCTTTATTTACATAAAAAAAGCATCCGAATATGCGGATGCTTCTCTTTAATCTCTATTCAAGTTCTACTGTAATATTTTTATTTGGTACAAATGTCGAAATCGCATGTTTATAAATCAGCTGCTGTTTTCCTTCAGATTCAATTAACACAGTAAAATTATCAAATCCTTTAATTAGTCCTCTTAATTGAAAACCATTTAAAAGAAATACTGTCACATAGATATTTTCTTTACGTAATTGATTTAAAAATTGATCTTGAATATTAACTGATTGTTTCATTATTCGGCCTCCTCGTTTCTCTATCTGTTTACTTAATTCGCTTCTTTCTTCAGCTTTCCTGCAATATATGTAAAAATTTCAGCAAACTTTTCGGGAAATTTGTCAACTTCCATCTCTATCCATTTTACAGGCATTTTATTTCGAAACCACGTTAACTGACGCTTTGCATATCTGCGTGAATTTTGTTTCAACTGTTCAACGGCTTCTTCGAGCGTACAGCGTCCCTCAAAATAAGCATAAAGCTCTTTGTAGCCGATAGCTTGAATTGATTGTACATCATGCAGACCACTTTCGTACAATGATTTGACTTCCTCAAGCAGTCCAGCCTGCATCATCATATCGACTCGGTGATTAATTCTCTCATATAATACGTCTCTATCCATTGTAAGTCCAATAATGGTTACATCGTATAATAACTCTTGCGACTGTTCTTTTGTATAGTCACTGAATTTTTTGCCGGTTACTTCATAAACTTCAAGCGCTCGAATTACACGGCGATGGTTATTTTTATGAATAGCAGCCGCACTGTCTGGGTCAATTTCTTTGAGCTTTTCATGCAGGGGATCGATGCCATGAGCTTCAATAAATACTTCCATTCGTTCACGAACTTTTTCATCACTAGGAGTTTCTGTGAACTGATAATCATAAATAACGGATTGAATATAAAGACCCGTCCCTCCAACAATCATCGGCATTTTTCCTCTAGCATGAATATCATCGATTTGTTTTCTTACAATCTCTTGAAATTCTGCCACAGAAAACGATTCATCCGGCTCCTTAATATCGATCAGGTAATGGGGAACCCCCTGCATCTCTTCTTCTGACACCTTTGCTGTTCCGATATCCATCCCTTTATAAATTTGCATCGAATCACCTGAAATAATTTCTCCGTCTAACTGTTTGGCAAGTTCAATGCTTAATTTTGTTTTACCAACCGCAGTTGGTCCAATAATGACAATAAGTTTTGGTTTCTCTCCCGTCATAACAACACTACTTTCATCTATAGGCATTCACATCATTCCATTTTATCCAAATGGTGATGATTTATTCAACAAAACGGCTAGCTGCAGCTAGCCGCATTGCCTACATCACTCGCTTAAACATTTTTTCCATTTCATACGTCGAATGATGAATAATAATTGGTCGTCCGTGCGGACACGTAAATGGATCCGTAGTTTTTCTCAACGTTTCAAGTAAAGCAAAAATCTCATCGTTTCGCAAATGATGATTCGCTTTAATCGATCCTTTACAGCTCATCATAATAGCCGCTTCTTCTCGTAACTTTTCGATATTGACTCGTTTCATGGTAAAGATTTGCTGAATCATTTCTTCAATGGTTTCCTGTTCCTCTCCTTTTGGAAACCACTGCGGATGCGAACGAACTATATAGGAGTTTTGTCCAAACGGTTCTAAGAAGACTCCTACTTCAGCAAGCATGTCTTTGTATTCTTCTAAAATCAAAGCTTCATTTCCCGAGAACTCTAGCGTGAGCGGCATAAGCAGTTCTTGAACTTCTGAATCTACTTCTCCGAGCTTTCGCTTAAAATATTCGTACTTAATTCTCTCCTGCGCCGCGTGCTGATCAATAATAAATAATCCTTTTTCATTTTGTGCCAAAATATACGTTCCGTGCATTTGACCAATTGGGTACATCGCAGGAACACGCGGTTCTGGCTGATCTTCGGCTGAATGGTTCGGTTCTGGAATAGGAGCGTTTTCTTCCACCGATTCTTCATAGTGTTCTATTTCTCGAAACGTTGGTTGGAGTTCTTCATCTTGACGTATGACCTCTGTTTTAACAGGCGGCATAATCTCGTCTACACGAGCCGGAGCCTCCTTAAAACTAGGCTCGCGAACCGTATTAGAAGGCTGATAGCCAGACGTTTTAGACTGATGATCAAATGTAAAGGTCTGCTGCTCAGTTGGCTGAACAGCAGATTTTGACTTAGTTGGTACTACAGCATCCGGAATTAACTGCTGCTTTTTAAAAGCAGCTTTCACTCCTTGTTCAATAAGCTCAAACAGCTCCGCTTCTTTACTTAAGCGCACTTCTAGTTTCGCTGGATGAACATTCACGTCCACTAACAAAGGGTCCATTGTAATGGTTAAAAACACGATTGGAAAACGGCCGATAGGTAAAAGGGTATGATAGCCCTGCTGTACCGCTTTTAACAGCCCGTAGTTTTTAACAAACCGACCGTTAATAATGGTGGACATATAGTTACGAGAAGCTCTTGTAATTTCAGGAAGAGCGACGTAACCATTCACTTCATAATCAAGTGACTGAACGTTAATCGGAATCATTTTTTTGGCTACTGCCATTCCATAAATAGCGGCAAGCACTTGGCGCACATCTCCGCTTCCGTTCGTATATAGAAGCTGTCTTCCTTGATGCATCAGCCGAATTGAAACTTCAGGATGAGACATCGCAAGGCGATTGACGACATCCGTTACGTTACCAAGCTCTGTGTTTACCGTCTTCATATATTTCAAACGTGCAGGTGTGTTGAAAAATAAGTTTTCAATAACAAGTTCGGTACCTTTTCGGCTTGACGTTAATTCGTGATGAACGATTTCTCCGCCTCTAAGTTTAAGATGAGTGCCGGCTTCTTCTCCCGTACTCGTT contains the following coding sequences:
- the spoVK gene encoding stage V sporulation protein K, with the translated sequence MVEQPITLKNNGQINIILNNETKKEKSYTTSIPRPAKKAVINHEPLREIEREMSGLVGMEELKKMIKEIYAWLYINKKREEQGLKAGKQALHMMFKGNPGTGKTTVARLLGKLFLNMNILSKGHLIEAERADLVGEYIGHTAQKTRDLVKKALGGILFIDEAYSLARGGEKDFGKEAIDTLVKHMEDSNDKFVLILAGYPREMENFLSLNPGLRSRFPFIFDFPDYDVNELMDIAGHMMNDRQYQFSTEAYKKLKDHFMDVKYNQTPRDFSNGRYVRNIIERSIRTQSMRLLEEESFERNELLTLTSSDIQL
- the hfq gene encoding RNA chaperone Hfq gives rise to the protein MKQSVNIQDQFLNQLRKENIYVTVFLLNGFQLRGLIKGFDNFTVLIESEGKQQLIYKHAISTFVPNKNITVELE
- the miaA gene encoding tRNA (adenosine(37)-N6)-dimethylallyltransferase MiaA: MTGEKPKLIVIIGPTAVGKTKLSIELAKQLDGEIISGDSMQIYKGMDIGTAKVSEEEMQGVPHYLIDIKEPDESFSVAEFQEIVRKQIDDIHARGKMPMIVGGTGLYIQSVIYDYQFTETPSDEKVRERMEVFIEAHGIDPLHEKLKEIDPDSAAAIHKNNHRRVIRALEVYEVTGKKFSDYTKEQSQELLYDVTIIGLTMDRDVLYERINHRVDMMMQAGLLEEVKSLYESGLHDVQSIQAIGYKELYAYFEGRCTLEEAVEQLKQNSRRYAKRQLTWFRNKMPVKWIEMEVDKFPEKFAEIFTYIAGKLKKEAN
- the mutL gene encoding DNA mismatch repair endonuclease MutL; amino-acid sequence: MGKIVQLSDELSNKIAAGEVVERPASVVKELVENAIDANSTVIEIELEEAGLSKIRILDNGDGIASEDCLTAFKRHATSKIKTEQDLFRIRTLGFRGEALPSIASVSMLELKTSTGEEAGTHLKLRGGEIVHHELTSSRKGTELVIENLFFNTPARLKYMKTVNTELGNVTDVVNRLAMSHPEVSIRLMHQGRQLLYTNGSGDVRQVLAAIYGMAVAKKMIPINVQSLDYEVNGYVALPEITRASRNYMSTIINGRFVKNYGLLKAVQQGYHTLLPIGRFPIVFLTITMDPLLVDVNVHPAKLEVRLSKEAELFELIEQGVKAAFKKQQLIPDAVVPTKSKSAVQPTEQQTFTFDHQSKTSGYQPSNTVREPSFKEAPARVDEIMPPVKTEVIRQDEELQPTFREIEHYEESVEENAPIPEPNHSAEDQPEPRVPAMYPIGQMHGTYILAQNEKGLFIIDQHAAQERIKYEYFKRKLGEVDSEVQELLMPLTLEFSGNEALILEEYKDMLAEVGVFLEPFGQNSYIVRSHPQWFPKGEEQETIEEMIQQIFTMKRVNIEKLREEAAIMMSCKGSIKANHHLRNDEIFALLETLRKTTDPFTCPHGRPIIIHHSTYEMEKMFKRVM